The window tgTTTCATTATCACTCTGCAAACATAGGACCTAGAATGTTGCCTCAGATATAGTGGGCACTAAATCAATGTGTAATTTATTGACTGGTCCCAAGTCTTATGACTGGCACACTGCATGGTCTCCCTCTATGccttcaaattttcaaaattagtttTTAACTCCATTATTCAGGAAGTTCAACATGGGATTGGAGTAGGGAGGACAAAAAAACCTTTGTAAAAGGAATGTGTCATTCCCTATTCCATGAACCCAAATGCTCTTTGCTCTGCTGCCATTCTCCTCTCCCACCTTGGTCCCACCCCTTAAAAGTGAGTTTCCTTCATTCCTGTTCCATGTTTTGCCTCTCCATCCTCTCTTTCCATACCTCACTGCCCATATTAGTTCTGACCTCCTGGTTCTAAACCTCTGTTCCCACAGGGAGTCGATGTTGGAGGTTCCGGGGATCAAAGTTACTGAAGGGTTACCCTCAAGTATGCCGAACAGGAGGACTCCCCCGCCACCCAGATACTGCCTTCTTCTTCCCACCTCTGCACCGCATTGTGCTTTTCAAGGGTCCTCGCTACTATGTACTGACTGATAGAGGGCTACAGATTGAACCCTACTACCCTCGAGATTTAAAGGACTGGGGGGGTATCCCCTCAGGGGTCCAAGGGGCATTGCCCAGGCCTGAAGGCTCCATCCTCTTTTTCCAAGACGATCGCTACTGGCGTTTTGACCAGATCTCACTGAAGGTGGTAGCTACAGGCCGGTGGAGTGAAGAACTCCCATGGATGGGCTGCTGGGATGCTAACTCTGGGAGTGCTTTGTTCTGAGCCTCTTGGTCTCTGATCAGTCAGGACTCTGGTACCCAGACTTTCATTGCTCTGTCACGAAGAAAGCATCCCTTGTACAAAATCATCATGGTGCCTACAATTGGGAGGAACTaggtggggttttcttggagtgAGAAGGCCAATCTCTGGTTAAAGTGAccaaaaggagagaagaaaacaatCAAGGAATGGGGCATGCTGTCCCAAGGGACAGGATTATATTGAATGAATaccaaaaagagaggaaaagaaaggagggagtaaaagtttggggaggaggagagaaaaagatgaatattagagaactagaagaatattgcCACCTCCATCCTAAGCAGTCCTAGAAGGATCCATTGAGAAATAACAGTTTCAGATCATTGGTCCCTCTAAGGAATAGCAAAAATCAAGGATGGAAGACAAATCTATGATGCAGGATTAGTTGTACACCTTCCCCTTTGGCCCCTGCTGTTTATCAGACATTGAACACAATAGAATCATTCTCTAGgacacggacacacacacacacacacacacacacacacacacacacacacacacacacacacagcattcCTTAAGCACTAGACCCCAGAAATAGCtgagattcttagaggagaagattgATTCTCCACCCAATACTAACCCTGCCCCCAACCACCAGTGAAGGACCTGCAATTAAGCTACTGATTCCATATCCCGCCCCTTTAAACGTCCACTCCCAAGTTCTGGCTCTGCCTGCTACTAGTATCCACAAAGGTTTCCCCTTGTAGACAATCCCCAGGGATAGGATAGAGACCCACTCAACAGaccattattctaagaaacaagacaagtttaattttaatctagaattttctttgcctcattttctatGTATAAAGGAGGAAATGCCCTTTACCACAGTATAGACTTTGCTAACGGGGTAGGAAATAGAACATATGTCTAGACGTAGGAATGGTAGTCTCTTGGGGTGGCCTTGATTCAAGGTTTATGGAGAGGGGGCAGTGCTATGAGTTCTCTGGACACTGCCCCAGAGTTTGACTTTCAAAGGACAAATCAGATTGGCATGAAAATCAAGCCTTGGAGAAAACTTGGAAAAGTGGGAACCCTCTGGCCTCCCCTTGCCCTCTCCCAATCATAGCTAGGAGGCCAACGGTGTCTCTAGtgacactgacacacacacacaaagacaaaatcaGTTTTCTCTGAATTGATATACTCAGGATTTTATTGAATATCCTCCTCCCCCACGAGAGGAGGGGTTATAACTAAAGTCATCTCCTGGGAAGGACTTGTTTGTTCTTCTTCATATTCTTCCTGATCTGGAACACCTGAAATGACCAAGAGATTATTCCAGGGGAGAGACGGAGCAGAATCAAACAAGAGAGCCTAAGAATGCAATGGGCAGTGAATGTGTGACCAGGGAAAGAGGCTGAGGATTGGGCAGCAGCTTGGAATTTTCCAATTGTTGGCAAGGATTTCTTCTGATCCTTGacctgaagcaaaatattggcCCCAGGGAACCCAGGGAGCCAAGTGCTAAAGGATGGAAGCAACAAAGATGGAGGCTTATCAAATCTCACTTCAGGAACACAGATGGGATCTAAGTGCTAGAGATAAGAGTTCATTGTGTCACATGTGGACATATCAAAGATGGAAACTAAGTACCAGAATAGAGTGTCCTTCATTTAGGAGCTAAGGGCTGAGTATGACTGTTTTAAACATGAGAGATAACAGgttctggaagggactttagccACTATCAAATCCAGCTTCTTCgttttacagttgggaaaaccaagacccagatatgactttcccagggtcatacagctaatctgatgcagaatttgaatccaagaccCCTCTATCTTTGAGTCTGGTGCCTTTTTTACTACACCATTCTACCTTTTATGGGTGAGAGCTTGGACACCACTTGGCATGGTCTCATTCCTCCCAGTCCACACCCAGAAGGCTCATCACCCTCCCAATGATCCAGGATGCAGTGCTCAATATAGTTGGGGTCATAATGTAGAGTCTCGCATTTCCTGCAGAAAAGAATCTCACAGCGGGAACAGGGCATTTCATTAGACCTCAGCTTCTCCAGAAGACACACTTCCCCTGGTTGGATCCTCTTCCTACTAGTTGAGGAATGGAGGGAGATGAGGGTCAGCATTGCGTCACTTGGCCAGTACCAGAACACTCTACTCCTTTGGACTTTGCTTCTTTGGGCTCCTTCCTGTCACCCCCAACCTCCACCATTTTAGACTGTCCAGGACTAGGGAAGGGGTTCAAAGGAATATCATTTCCCTATATAGGatatagtaaaatgaaaaattcttaaaCCTATGATCCTTTAAGTAGGACACTCATGGTATCTTCACAATCCCACCCCACCTGCTGTTTCCCAAGACTGGTAACATCCTTTGATTTTCAGTGCTATGAGGAAACCAAGGAGTACCATGTTCCTTGATCTCTTTGATACCTCTAGAAACAGGAAGAATAATCAGGAGTCCTGGCTCCCTGTTCTAAGCACCTGTCCATAGGTAAAGCCAGGCTGGAGAGGAAGGTGAGGGGACTGAGCCAGTTCCAGAATCCACTCTCAGAGTGCCTCAGAGATGACACCTCAGATGCACTGATCTCTTGGCGGAGAGGGCTATAAGACACAGAGCCCTTGTCTTTCCCTTCACCATTCTGAAGCTCCTGCCCAGATTCCCAGTAGTCCCCCTCCTTCTCTGAATCGTTCTCTGATTCATCAGAATCCTTCTTATCTGAATCCTCCTCCTCATTGTTGTCACCATCTTCCACCTCATTGTCCAGGAGGTCTCCAGTCTCCTTCTTCCACAGAGGGATCTTCAGACCTAGAAAGTCAGGGCAGGGGACACCTCGGTACTATTTCATCCTTAGCCTAACTTCTCCCCCCACCTTAAGATCTTAGACACTCAAAGAACTAAGGATCTAGCTTCTCCCTGGTTAGGTCTCAGATAGAACTAAAATTTCTACCCATGACCACAAATCAAAGAAATTCTGAGTAATGAATGCATCTATTTTTGAGACATTTTAATTCAGCGACAGAAGTCATGGGGATTAAACCTTTGTCCACTTAATGTAGACCTTACAAAGTTTCAAGAATTGCTAACAAATCCTAGTCATACTTATAGGACTAGAGATTCAGAACTGAGAGAGATcttcaaccctcttattttaaagAGAGGGAAACTAAGGCGCAGAAAGGTTAAAAGGACTTGTGGATAGTTAGTATATGCCAATTGTCACCTACCTGCAAGAATAGAAGGCTGGATAGATAAACTTTTCCACAATCCCACATCCTGTCCCCTTCCTCTCTATGCCCATTGCCACCACCCTTATCCAAGGCTTCATTTGTTggtattcagttgtttcagttaggtccaactctttgtgatcccatatgggattttcttggcaaaaatactggagtaggttgcctttttcttctccagttcattctagagatgaagaaactgaggcaaacagggtaaagtgacttgctcagggtcacgcAACTAGTAAGTTTCCAatgtcagacttgaactcagaaagatgattctttctgtctccaggtccagCAATCAATTCACTGCACTGCCTCACTGCCCTAAGCTTTATCATTTGTCAGTTATAAGAATCATCTCCTAGTAGATCTTCCTAC is drawn from Macrotis lagotis isolate mMagLag1 chromosome 5, bilby.v1.9.chrom.fasta, whole genome shotgun sequence and contains these coding sequences:
- the C5H17orf50 gene encoding uncharacterized protein C17orf50 homolog isoform X2; this translates as MDKRCNGLKIPLWKKETGDLLDNEVEDGDNNEEEDSDKKDSDESENDSEKEGDYWESGQELQNGEGKDKGSVSYSPLRQEISASEVSSLRHSESGFWNWLSPLTFLSSLALPMDRKRIQPGEVCLLEKLRSNEMPCSRCEILFCRKCETLHYDPNYIEHCILDHWEGDEPSGCGLGGMRPCQVVSKLSPIKGVPDQEEYEEEQTSPSQEMTLVITPPLVGEEDIQ
- the C5H17orf50 gene encoding uncharacterized protein C17orf50 homolog isoform X1 translates to MDKRCNGLKIPLWKKETGDLLDNEVEDGDNNEEEDSDKKDSDESENDSEKEGDYWESGQELQNGEGKDKGSVSYSPLRQEISASEVSSLRHSESGFWNWLSPLTFLSSLALPMDSRKRIQPGEVCLLEKLRSNEMPCSRCEILFCRKCETLHYDPNYIEHCILDHWEGDEPSGCGLGGMRPCQVVSKLSPIKGVPDQEEYEEEQTSPSQEMTLVITPPLVGEEDIQ